Below is a genomic region from Flammeovirgaceae bacterium SG7u.111.
TCCACGTCTTTAGATATACCGATAATACGGCCGGGCAACATACGTTTGTAATCATCTTTGGCAGAAAGGAAAGCTGCATGTGGACCGCCATAGCCCAAAGGAACACCAAATCGTTGCGAGGAACCAATGACTACATCAGCGCCCATTTCGCCAGGTGTTTTGAGTAACAACAAGCTAAGCAGGTCGGCAGCTAAGGTTACCTGCACTTTATTCTCGTGAGCCGAGGCAATGAGCTCAGTGAAATCGGTTACTTGCCCGTTGGTATCAGGGTATTGTAAAAGCACACCGTAAAGGCTTGCATCGGTAAGGTCAAGGCTTTCTACAGAGGCTATTTCTAAGTCAATCCCAATTGAAATTGCCCTCGTACGCATCACGTCGATAGTTTGCGGATGGCAATTATCGGCTACGAAGAACTTGTTTGCCCCTTTCTTTTTACGCTGAGCAAAAGCATAGGTCATGCCCATTGCTTCGGCAGCGGCAGTGCCCTCGTCTAGCAAAGAAGCGTTGGCTATTTCCAAGCCTGTTAGGTCGGATACAACTGTCTGGAAATTTAGCAACATTTCCAATCTTCCTTGGGCAATTTCCGCTTGGTAAGGCGTGTAAGCGGTGTACCATCCTGGGTTTTCCAAAATATTGCGGAGGATTACCGTAGGAGTGATGGTATCAGAATAACCCATGCCAATGTAGTTTTTGAAAACCTTGTTTTTATCGGTGAGCTGCTTAAATTCTTGTAGAAATTTGTATTCGTTTTGTGCGGGTGGAAGTTGAAGTTTTTGCTTCAAACGGATAGCTGGCGGTACGGTTTCGTCTATCAGGGTGTCGAGGTTTGGCGTGCCAATCGCCGCTAGCATTTCTTGTACCTCGGCATCACCTGAACTGTTGTGACGCTTTTCGAATTTTTCGAAGTTCCTTAAGTTGATGTTCATTCTTCGCGGTTGTGATAAAAAGTATTGAATAATAACATCCCGTCATGGTGATTTAAACCTTGATAGGCAATGCGTTAATTTGTGTTGTTTTGCAATAAGCTGCAAATATAGCGAGTTCAGTTCAGAAGTGTTACCTTAGCGTTAATATTCGGGTAAAACCTATGCTGTTTTTCAGGTAAGAAATGAGGTGTTCAGCAAGAATGTTTTGCCGAAATGCTACAGAACTGTTCTACGAATTGAATTGGTTCATGGTCTGCTGGATTCCTACAGAAGCAAAGGAAAGTATCATTTCGCAAGCTTTTTCCACATGTAGGCCAAGCTCGGCAAATTCTCCTTCGGAAAAAGGACTTAATACGTAATCGACCTGTTTGCCTCTAGAAAAATCATCGCCTATGCCGAAGCGCAGCCTTGGGTAGGCATTCGACCCTAAAATTTCTTCAATATTCTTCAAGCCATTATGCCCGGCACTTGCCCCTTTGGGTCGCATCCGCAGCGTACCGAAAGGTAATGCTAGGTCGTCCATGATTACGAGCGTATTGCTTACGGGGACTTTCAAGGTTTTCATCCAGTAATTTAGCGCCTTCCCGCTCAGGTTCATATACGTTGTAGGTTTTACCATGTAAATCCCCCTTCCCTTAAACTTAAAATCTGCTACGTTGGCAAGCCTATCCGAATCGAACTCCACACCTTTTTGCTTTGCCAATTCATCCAATACCATAAAACCGATGTTGTGTCTTGTATCGGCATATTCCTTCCCTATATTTCCTAGTCCTACAATAAGGTATTTCATATGGTTGTTTTTTTGCTTCGTTAAAAGCTGCAAAGATCAGCTTATCCTTATTTTCTACAAAATAACATTTTAAAAAGTATGAAATACTTTGGCTCTGATCTTGTCAGGAAATTTGATTTTTTAACTCAATTAGGGTTAAAAATTAATGCTGAGATAAAATAAAAGGTTTTGAGGTTCAGGATTTTTAAAGAATTTGCTTATCTTCAAATAGACTTGAAAACTAAGAGAAAATAGTGTTGTAGGAGTAGAGGTGAAATTTTCAAGAAAATAAAACAGAAGTTGGCCAATTTCTGTTGACAAATAAAATAGGGCTTACTAAAAAGTGGGTTTCACAACTCTCAAAATGATTCCCAACAAATTCGGCTATTGGTTTTGGCGTCCATTATGGTGAGTCCGGTAAAATGATTCTTCATTTGTAACTACGAGTAGTTCCTATGCTTTTGCTAGTAAATGCACTTTTTTTTATTTTGGCATATGTCATCACAGTGGCTTATATCATCTCCCGGACGGACTTTGGAAGAGGCTCGAACGACGATGGAAATGATAGTGGTGACGGTGGCTGGAACGATCCGCCCAAAGATCCTCCTTTCGACTTGCCTCCAGGCGTATTTATACTTCCCCCCGATGCCGATGACCCTTCTGTAAAGAGGAGGTCTTTGCTGGAAGACGAAAGTTTTGCTTAGGTTTAGGTGATAGAGGCTGGAGGTTAGAAGTTAGAAAAAGTTTTCTCCAATTATTTTTACACCCTCTCTTGCTCGCCCCTCAAACTAAAATCAATATCCATACTTATCTTTCCACAGCATCCTCAATCTTTTTCGCATTTCTTCTTCTCTTGGGTTTTTGCCTGGGTCGTAAATCACTTTTCCAGCCAGTTCTTTGGGTAAGAATTCCTGTTCGGCAAAGTTGTTTTCGTAGTTGTGCGAATATTTGTAGCCTTTTCCATAGCCCTGTTGCTTCATAAGCTTGGTTGGAGCATTGCGGATGGCAAGTGGAACTTGCAAGTTCCCCGTGTCTCTCACTACTTGTTGGGCTTTATTTATAGCCATGTACGCAGCATTGCTTTTGGGCGATGCTGCCAAATAAGTAGTGGCTTGAGAGAGAATAATCCGAGCTTCGGGGTAGCCTACAAACGTGACAGCTTGGAAGCAGTTGGTGGCAATGACCAAGGCGGTCGGGTTGGCATTTCCGATATCTTCCGAGGCGGCAATGAGCAGCCTGCGGGCAATAAATTTGGGATCTTCTCCGCCTTCTATCATCCTTGCCAAGTAATAAACAGCAGCATTTGGGTCGCTTCCTCGTATTGATTTTATAAATGCGGAAATAATATCGTAATGTTGTTCCCCCGTTTTGTCATAAAGTACAGTTTTCCGTTGGGCAGTGTTCAATACAATTTCATCTGTGATTTCCACTTCCTCACTTTCTTCCTCATCTGCTACCATTTCCAGTAAATTGAGCACTTTTCGGGCATCTCCGTCAGAAAGGTTGATGAGCGCTTCTGTTTCTGCCAACGTAATTTTTTTCTGTTGAAGGAAAGGGTCAATGGTTATAGCTTGCTTCATCAGCCCAATCAGCTCGCTTTTGTCGAGGTGCTTGAGGGTGTACACTTGGCAGCGGGAAATAAGTGCTGAGTTTACCTCGAAGGAAGGGTTTTCGGTGGTAGCACCCAGCAGGGTTATATATCCTTTTTCCACAGCTCCCAACAGCGCATCTTGCTGGCTTTTGTTGAAGCGGTGGATTTCATCTATAAATAGTACCGTATTGTACTGGTTTTGCGCTTTGGCAATTACCTCCCTCACTTCTTTTACCCCTGCACTCACTGCGCTTAGGGTAAAGAAAGGGCGTTTCATTTGGTTGGCAATGATGTTGGCAAGGGTAGTTTTACCCACGCCAGGAGGACCCCAAAATATCATGGAGACCAAGGTGTTCCCTTCCACCATTTTCCTAATTACACCCCGCTCGCCCACAAGGTGCTTTTGCCCTATAAAAGTATCGAACGAGGAAGGACGAATCCGCTCCGAAAGAGGTGGTCTGTTGGCTTTCATAGGTCAAATATAAATAGAAAAGCACAGGTTTTATGTCCTTAACTTATAGCGGGTTTCATATTGAATTCATATTCAGGTGATACCTTGTCCAAAACCACAACCTATGAACGAACACTCCTGATTTTACTGTTTTATACAACAGGAATAGCAGCGTATGCGCAAAATTCGGCTGATTCCACCAGTCTTTTGCAAAGCTTGTATTCAGAAACTTTTGCAAAAGACAGCAACCCTTATGCATCGAAAAAATGCTACGAGACCATTAAAGGTTGGAGGATATATACAGTTTAGGTACAATAGTTTTAAAACGAATCCGAATCTTGAATGCGAGCAGTGTGACCCTATATATGGAGGAAAAAGTTTGAATTGGATGCCCGAAGTCAAGATACTAAAGAGTTTGAAATAGACCCAGAATGGCATCCTAATAATGTTTTTGAACTCGCAGTGATGCTGATAGGAAAACTTCTTACACCACAGAACCGATGAACTTTCAAGTAGAGCACATGATTCGGTTTCAGGCACAAATGAATTATTAATTGAGTTTTTCGACTTTGTGATGTTTTAAGTATTACATTTTTTAGGCATAGTGTCATGAAGACTTAATTAGATCATGTTTAAAAATTTTAAATAGGCATTTTTTTGATCCTATTAAGTATTATTTGGCAGTTTTGCCATAAAACCCAAGCTTCTTGGCTTTTGGTAGTTTTTTCATAGTCTTTGGACAGCCTCCGGAAGAAATTGAACGTGCCGAATGTCCTCTCGGTGACCCATCTCCACTTGATGGGCACAAAGCCCCTGGGGGTTGGGGGACAAGAGGATATCTCGACCTCTACGCCCCTTATGTTGTCCTCTACCCATCCGGTGAACTTCTTTTTATAGGCCTGGTCTGCCAGGATCTTTTCCATCCTGTGCAGGTAGCCCAAGAGGGGCTCCACCACCCGTTGCCCTATCGTGCCGTCATGCTCGTTGGCGCCAGTGGCGACCACTCCCCATACCAGCCCGAGCGTATCGGTGATGACGTGCCTTTTTCTCCCGTTCACCTTCTTGTTGCCGTCCAGCCCCGTGTCCTGCCCGATAAAAGGCGCGCACTTTACCGACTGGCTATCAATGGAAAGCATGCTCGGGGTCGCCTTCTTGCCCTTCCTCTTGCGCTCTAGTTGGTTGAGTGCCGCGTTCAGCCGAAAAAGCGTGTTGTCCCCCTGCCACTTGCGGAAATAATAGTATACCACATTCCAAGGAGGGCGTCCCTCGCCCGAGAGGCTGCGCCACTGCTGTCCGCTGCGCATGCAGTACAAGATCGAGTCCACCACGTCCCTGAGGTCATATTTGCGTTTCCTTTCCACGGGAAGATATTCTTTTATATATTGCCATTGCCGGGAGGTCAAGCGGGTATATCCTGTTTCCATAAACTTTGTTGTTTCGTCACTACAAAGTTTTAGCCTGCCCGGCTCTTTTCAAAATTTAAACATGCTCTTAACTAGAGTCCTTAAAAAAAATAACATCGTCTATTTATTTAATTAAACATAATTAATCAATACTCTACTACGTTCTAAGCAAAAGTACCGACTGTAACTTAATAAACTGTAAAATATTCATTGTTATGCTTAGAAAGTTAAAAATCTCAACTCGCTTGTGGATTTTGAATGGGCTCATGATCGTTATTGCGTTCCTTTCTTTTCTGATTTTTTATGTCAATCTTGAAAGAATAAAATCATACAGCTCCGATATGCTGTATGATGAAATGCTGCAACTGAAAAAGCAAAAAATTCAAGCAGCCACTGTTGCGACAGCTAAAATCATAGAAAAACTATGTGAAAATATTTCTGACGAACAGGAGCAGTTGGCTATTATTAAAAATACGTTGTACGATATTCGG
It encodes:
- a CDS encoding IS5 family transposase, whose amino-acid sequence is METGYTRLTSRQWQYIKEYLPVERKRKYDLRDVVDSILYCMRSGQQWRSLSGEGRPPWNVVYYYFRKWQGDNTLFRLNAALNQLERKRKGKKATPSMLSIDSQSVKCAPFIGQDTGLDGNKKVNGRKRHVITDTLGLVWGVVATGANEHDGTIGQRVVEPLLGYLHRMEKILADQAYKKKFTGWVEDNIRGVEVEISSCPPTPRGFVPIKWRWVTERTFGTFNFFRRLSKDYEKTTKSQEAWVLWQNCQIILNRIKKMPI
- a CDS encoding replication-associated recombination protein A — its product is MKANRPPLSERIRPSSFDTFIGQKHLVGERGVIRKMVEGNTLVSMIFWGPPGVGKTTLANIIANQMKRPFFTLSAVSAGVKEVREVIAKAQNQYNTVLFIDEIHRFNKSQQDALLGAVEKGYITLLGATTENPSFEVNSALISRCQVYTLKHLDKSELIGLMKQAITIDPFLQQKKITLAETEALINLSDGDARKVLNLLEMVADEEESEEVEITDEIVLNTAQRKTVLYDKTGEQHYDIISAFIKSIRGSDPNAAVYYLARMIEGGEDPKFIARRLLIAASEDIGNANPTALVIATNCFQAVTFVGYPEARIILSQATTYLAASPKSNAAYMAINKAQQVVRDTGNLQVPLAIRNAPTKLMKQQGYGKGYKYSHNYENNFAEQEFLPKELAGKVIYDPGKNPREEEMRKRLRMLWKDKYGY
- the pth gene encoding aminoacyl-tRNA hydrolase; the protein is MKYLIVGLGNIGKEYADTRHNIGFMVLDELAKQKGVEFDSDRLANVADFKFKGRGIYMVKPTTYMNLSGKALNYWMKTLKVPVSNTLVIMDDLALPFGTLRMRPKGASAGHNGLKNIEEILGSNAYPRLRFGIGDDFSRGKQVDYVLSPFSEGEFAELGLHVEKACEMILSFASVGIQQTMNQFNS